The Knoellia sp. S7-12 region GGACGAGGGCTTCATCCACTGCTGCGACGCGGCCCAGCTCGACTTCGTGATGACGGCGTTCTATGGGGAGGTGCCGCACGACCTCGTGCTGCTCACCATCGATCCCGCGCTGCTCGAGTCGCCGCTGGTGCGCGAGGTCGGCAACCCGGAGACGGGTGAGCAGTTCCCCCACATCTATGGCCCGCTCAACCCGTCTGCCGTCACCAGCACCGAGCTCCTCCACCCACCCCACGGGCACCCCCGTCCCTACTCACCCAATGGGGTGGGTCAGGGAGGCTCGGGGTCGAGGTAGTCGATCAACCTGAGGTCGTCGCCCACCACCTCCGGCGGCACCTCCGCCACCAGCCGCGCCCACGACGCGAACCTGTGCACACGGGCCAGCCGACCCGCCGCCGGCCACGCCCCGAGCAGCGACTCGGGCTCGTCGCTCCACTCCGACAGGTAGGCCAGAAGGATCGGTCGAACTCGCGGGCCCTCGGGTTCGGGAAGTGGCCACGCTCCCGTCGCGTACGCCAACGGGACCTGCAGGACGGGCAAGGGGTGCGACCAGAACGAGTCGCCGAGATCGAAGATCCGGACCCGATCGCCGTCGATGAACACATTCGCGTCGCCAAGGTCGTTGTGCTGCAACGAGTCCGGCATACCGGTGGCCCCGAGGACGTCCGCGTCCTCGTGAAGCTGCGCGGATGTGGCACTCACCCGATCGGCGACTTCGGCGGTGATCGCCTGGGGATGGTCCGCGGGCAGATGCTCCAGTTCGGCAACAGCGGCAAGCACGTATGCCGGTGCGTCACCTGCCGCGAGCACGCTCACGCCCGCTCCGATCCCTCGGCCTCGTGCGCCGCGAGGGTGCGTTGCATACGGGCGACCTCACGAGCGAGCAACTCCCAGGGCTCGATGTCCAAGTAGCTCGTGTCGCGCAACGTCGGTCCCTGGTCCGCCGTGAGCAGCCACCCGCGTTCGGTGTCGACTGCGACCGGGGCGACGACGTGGTCAGGCACCAACCCGGCCAGGGTCGAGGCCAACTGGGCCTCGAAGCCTTGACCGGGGTTGGCGACCTTGAACCAGTGCCGACCACGGTCGGTCTCGATGGTGAAGACAGCCGACCAGAAGCGCATTCGGCTCTCCGTCAAGGCTGCTGACGTGCGTATGCCGCGAGCGGTGAGCGCACGGCATACCCAGTCGTTCGCTTGCCCCAGCCACTCCGGTGAGCGCCACAGCGCGACGAGATCCTGCACGGACTCAGCCTAGGTCCGCGGTCAGGTGACGCGCTGGCCCTTGACGCCGCGACGGGCCTTGACCACGGAATCGATGCCGTCCCAGAGGGCGATGACGACGATGCCGGCAGCCACGAGTGCCGTCGGCAGGGTCCAGTTGGTTGACCAGCCGAAACGCTCGCCGAGCACGGTCGGCAGGTCGGTGAGCAGGTCGCCCCGCGACAGCAGCCAGATGAGCAGGGTTGCCGCTGCAGCGTTGCTCGCGACGTTGATCGCGGCGAGGGTCGGGGTCCACCGGCCAACGCGCCAGACGACGATCGCCAGGATCGCGTCCAGGAGCAGCAGGCCCACAAGGGCGACCTCCCAGATCACGTCGAGGTCCGGGCTCAGCACCTGGATGGCGTTGCCGCCAACCCCGGAGAACTGCCAGGCGACAACAGCTGCGAGGGCGAGCGCGAAGCCGACCTGCACCAAGGTCTCACCGCGCCCGACCTGCCGCCACGGCACCTCGGTCGTGAGCTGGTCGGGCTTCCACTCGTTCAGGGGCCGGTCACGCTCGGACTCGGGACGCGTCCACTCGATGAGGGCGAAGGTCAGCGTCACCCAAAAGCCCAGGTGAACCGCCACCGACAGCAGAAGGAGGAAGGCGTCGAGCAGGATCGCCGCCCAGTTCTCGTCGGTCGTCGCCGCACGTGTGACGAAGTTCGCGACAAACACGATCGGCAGGACGATGGCCGGCAGGATCCGCATGAGCCGGACATAGTCGGGATAGACGGCAGGTCCGATGAGATAGCCGGGGCGCCCGCCGTACTGACGGGCGAGCACATCGGGGTCACCGAGCTCGGCGATCACCTGTTGCTCGGCAGCAGCCGGGTCGGCACCGCCCTCGACCTTGCCGTCGACGGCGTCGGCGATGGTGCCACGCAGCTCTTGGGCCACGTCGGGGCCGACATCATCGGGGAGGTGTCGCGTCACGGTCCACACGTAGCGGTCGGTGAGCGTCGTCTTTGTGGTCATCGTGCATCTCCTCCGTCTAGGGCGCCGATCGCGCCGTCGAGCGTGCGCCATTCGGTCATCAGTTGGTTGAGCACTCGGGTGCCGTCAGGGCTGACCCGATAGAACTTGCGTGGTCGCGCTTCGTCGGTGTTCCACTCACTGGTGAGCAGACCCTGCTTCTCGAGGCGACGCAGCAAGGGATAGAGAGTGTTGCCGTCCACGGCGAAGCCGGCCTGCGCGAGGGTCTCGAGCAGGGCGTAGCCGTAACGGGGCTTGGACAGGGTCGTGAGGCACGCCAGCACCACCGTGCCTCTGCGCAGTTCCTGCAGGTGCCCTGCGATGAGTTCTTCGTCCATGCGTCACACCATAATGTGCGTCACACATCATCGTCAAGAGCACATGCTTGTGCTTGCACGTGGCCCAGTGGTGGTCGGTGCCGTCAGCGGGTGGCGGGTCGTCCGCGGCGTGCCGGGTGCGTGTTCAGCTCGAGCAACATCTCGAGCAACCGCTCGGTGGCCGGGTTCGTTCGCCCCGTCTCGCGCACGAGCGCCGAGATCTCGCGCACGGGGGTGGGTTCGTTGATCCGCAGGCGCGTGACCTCGGAGGGCAGGGCGCGAGCGGCGAGGCGCGGCATGACCGAGATGCCGACGCCAGCAGCGACGAACTGGATGGCGGAGTAGTGCTCCTGCGCCTGGACCGCGAAGCGTGGCGTGAATCCCGCTGCAGCACAGGTGGATACGACGATCCGATGGCCTTGGCTCCCCATGACGTCATTGGACACCCAGGTCTCACCGCGGAGGTCGCCAAGTCCGACACTGCGAGCCGTCGCCAGCTCATGGCTGCTCGGGACGACTGCAACGAAGGGGTCGCTCGCGAGTGGGACGTGCCGGTAGCCCGGCCTCCCGCCTCCGTCCGGCGGGTCGATGACGATGTCGATGTCGGGGGTCAGGTTGCGGCTCGTGACCTCGGTGAGCACGAGGTCGACGGTCAGGTCGGGCAGCTCGAAGGTGAGTCGTTTGACGAGGTCGGGCATCCACGCCGAGCCCGCCGAGGCGAAGTAGCCCACGACCAACCTGCCGCTGCGCCCCTCGCGCAGGTCGGCGACGACGGAGTCCAGCCGACCCCACTGGCTCATCACCTCCTCGCTCTGCGCGGCGAGCTCGAGACCGGCCGGGGTCGGAGCGATGCCACGCCCCTGTCGCTGGAAGAGGACCAGCCCGGTCTCGCGCGCGAGGGCGCTGAGGTGCTGGCTCACGGCGCTGGAGGTCAGGCCCAAATTGTCAGCGGCGGCCTGCACCGAACCACTGCCGACGACAGCCCGAAAGACGCGGAGACGGTGTGGATCGAGCATGCCCTGATTCTACAGCGTTGCTTAACCACCGCTAAGTAAAGTCACGTTGTGCTTAGGAGTTGAACGCTGGATCATTGTCGTCATGAGCCACCGCACCCAGACCGTCAACACCGCCGCTCGCATCGCCGACCGCCTCCGCAACTTCCGTCGCCAGGGCGCGTCCGGCTGGTCGACCACCGTCGACATGGACTCCACCCGCGCCAACCACGAGTTCATGGTCGCCTCGCAGTTCCAGGGCCAGAACCGCTCGATCTGAGCCAGCGCACCACCGCAGCTCGCACCACCGCCGCCCCGTATTGCGGGCGCCGGATCCAGCGCTGAACCGCACTCCGGTTCAGCGCTGACTCATTCCTCCAGCCGTGTGCGCACATCGCGATCGAGGTCCTGCAATGCCTCTCGCGCCGCGGTCGTGTCGGGCCCGATCGCCGGGTGCTCGGCCTGCCGCGCGAGATCGGCGATGTGGTCAGGATCGAGTCCGTGCCGCCGTGCGCCGTCGAGGCTCTGCCGCGACAGCAGGTCCGGCAGCCGGAACGTGGGAGCGTCGCCGCGACGCGCCCGGCCCTCGACGATGCGAACATCGCGCTCCGGCTTGAGCTCGTCGCCCACCTCACCGAACCCCGTGGTGACAAGCCGCGCGTATGCCGCGTGGCCGGCTGGGTTGGGGTGGAAGGACTCCTCGGGCGGCCAGGAGGCGCCGTTGAGCCACTCCTCGCCGTCGCAGATCGCATGATCGGCAAAGGCCGCCCTCGGGTCGACGAACGCTGCCCCCGCGTCGCGAGTCACCGCGCCGATGACGGCCGCCAGCTCGTTCACGCCCTCCTTGATCCGTCCCATCTCGTGCGGGCTGAAGAACGTCAGGGCGTTGCAGTCCTCGCCGTTGAACAGCACGGGGTATGCCGTCACGACGACCTGTGCGTCCGGCGCGCGTGCGCTGATGGTCGCCAGGAGCCCAGCGAGACGCTCCTGGAGCTCGGTCCGCAGGATCGCGAAAGCGTCGTCGATGAGCGGGTCCGAGTCGGACATCCACGACGGCTTGGCGGCCTCGATCAGGACGGGAGTGAAGCCGACGTCGTTGCCACCGATCGTCAGTGAGACGTGGGTGGTCTCGACTCCGAGCGCCTCCACCTGGTCGCGTTCGACGTTGCCGATGGTCGCGCCGAGGCATCCCTGATAGGCGAGATCGAGCCCGAGAGAATGGGCGACGGACACGGGGTAGCCCTCGACGGCCCGCCAGCACTCGCTGCGCCTGGCACCTCCCCCCACGCCCGCGGCATACGAATCTCCCAGGGCGACGTAGGGAAGCGACATGAAGCCATCCAAGCAAAGGGAGCGGACATCGGTGATGCTGCGACCGGGTTGGGCTCAGGCTCAGGCCTCGGGAGCGGTCGCTTCGGCCTGCTGGGACTCGGCAACCTTGGCGCGCACGTCGTCCATGTCGAGCTCCTTGATCTTCTCGATGATTCCCTCGAGTGCCGGGCCGGGGAGGGCGCCGGGCTGGGAGAACACGAGGATCGAGTCGCGAAAAGCCATGAGCGTGGGGATCGACGTGATCTGCGCGGCGGCGGCAAGCTGCTGCTCCGCCTCGGTGTCGATCTTGCCGAAGACGACGTCGGGGTGCTTCTGCGACGACTCCTCGAAGATGGGTCCGAAGCGCTTGCACGGACCGCACCATTCGGCCCAGAAGTCCACGAGGACGATGCCGTTGCTCGTGACGGTCTTCTCGAACGTGTCGGCGGTCAGCTCGACGGTGGCCATGCAGGACTCCTTGGTGTGGGGTGCAGTGTCAGTGGTGCCTGATCAGATGTGGATCAGGCTCGGATCAGGTATCTCATCCAGTGTGACAACGCGCAGAGAGGCGCAGATCATCCGGACGGGCGCATGCAGGCACAGGCGGCATACGCCTCGTTGTCCCTAGATGGTGGGGACACGCCAAGGGCGCGCGTCGGTACAGGGGTTCACGACGCGCGCCCGGCTTATCTCACAGTAGCGACAAAACAGGGCGGTTGAACAGGGTTCAACCATGTGACGCCCACCGCCCTCGGCTCCACACCCATATGCTGCCGAGGGTGACGACGACGAACTCGACCAACTCGACGACCGACGACGACCGCGCCCACGTCTTCCACTCGTGGTCCGCGCAGGCGCAGATCTCGCCCACGGAGGTCACCGATGCGCTGGGATCGCACTTCTGGATGGCCGACGGCACGAAGTACCTCGACTTCTCGAGCCAGCTCGTCAACGTCAACATCGGCTATCAGCACCCCAAGCTTGTCGCGGCCATCCAGGAACAGGCCGGCAAGCTGCTCACGGTCTCGCCCGCGTTCGCCAACGACGTCCGCTCCGAGGCCGCCCGGCTCATCGCCGAGCTCGCGCCCGGTGACCTGGACTCGGTGTTCTTCACCAACGGCGGAGCCGAAGCGACCGAGAACGCGATGCGCATGGCGCGGCTGCACACCGGTCGGCACAAGGTGCTGACGACCTACCGCAGCTATCACGGCGCGACCGCCGGAGCCATCGCCGCGACCGGCGAGCCGCGTCGCTGGGCGTCGGAGCCGTCGGTGCCGGGGATCGTGCACTTCTGGGGGCCCTACCTCTATCGCTCGGCCTTCCACGCCACCACCGAGGCGGAGGAGTGCGAGCGCGCCCTGCAGCACCTGCGCGACACGATCATGGTCGAGGGAGCGTCGACGATCGCGGCGATCATGCTCGAGCCCGTCGTGGGGACCAATGGCGTGCTCGTGCCGCCGGATCGCTACCTCGCCGGGGTGCGCGAGATCTGCGACGAGCACAGCATCATCTTCATCGCCGACGAGGTCATGGCCGGGTTCGGGCGCTGTGGTGAGTGGTTCGCGGTCGACCGCTGGGGTGTCACGCCCGACCTCATCTGCTTCGCCAAGGGTGTGAACTCCGGCTACGTGCCGCTGGGTGGCGTCGTCATCTCGGCAGCGATCGCAGCGACGTTCGCGGACCGCGCCTACCCCGGCGGGCTGACCTACTCGGGGCACCCGCTCGCGTGCGCCTCAGCAGTCGCGTCGATCGGCATCT contains the following coding sequences:
- a CDS encoding DUF952 domain-containing protein, whose protein sequence is MSTPSGTVATIFHVTSPQTWDQAVEAGTFTESTLGRSLEDEGFIHCCDAAQLDFVMTAFYGEVPHDLVLLTIDPALLESPLVREVGNPETGEQFPHIYGPLNPSAVTSTELLHPPHGHPRPYSPNGVGQGGSGSR
- a CDS encoding phosphotransferase, with translation MSVLAAGDAPAYVLAAVAELEHLPADHPQAITAEVADRVSATSAQLHEDADVLGATGMPDSLQHNDLGDANVFIDGDRVRIFDLGDSFWSHPLPVLQVPLAYATGAWPLPEPEGPRVRPILLAYLSEWSDEPESLLGAWPAAGRLARVHRFASWARLVAEVPPEVVGDDLRLIDYLDPEPP
- a CDS encoding permease prefix domain 1-containing protein; translated protein: MTTKTTLTDRYVWTVTRHLPDDVGPDVAQELRGTIADAVDGKVEGGADPAAAEQQVIAELGDPDVLARQYGGRPGYLIGPAVYPDYVRLMRILPAIVLPIVFVANFVTRAATTDENWAAILLDAFLLLLSVAVHLGFWVTLTFALIEWTRPESERDRPLNEWKPDQLTTEVPWRQVGRGETLVQVGFALALAAVVAWQFSGVGGNAIQVLSPDLDVIWEVALVGLLLLDAILAIVVWRVGRWTPTLAAINVASNAAAATLLIWLLSRGDLLTDLPTVLGERFGWSTNWTLPTALVAAGIVVIALWDGIDSVVKARRGVKGQRVT
- a CDS encoding PadR family transcriptional regulator, with the protein product MDEELIAGHLQELRRGTVVLACLTTLSKPRYGYALLETLAQAGFAVDGNTLYPLLRRLEKQGLLTSEWNTDEARPRKFYRVSPDGTRVLNQLMTEWRTLDGAIGALDGGDAR
- a CDS encoding LysR family transcriptional regulator translates to MLDPHRLRVFRAVVGSGSVQAAADNLGLTSSAVSQHLSALARETGLVLFQRQGRGIAPTPAGLELAAQSEEVMSQWGRLDSVVADLREGRSGRLVVGYFASAGSAWMPDLVKRLTFELPDLTVDLVLTEVTSRNLTPDIDIVIDPPDGGGRPGYRHVPLASDPFVAVVPSSHELATARSVGLGDLRGETWVSNDVMGSQGHRIVVSTCAAAGFTPRFAVQAQEHYSAIQFVAAGVGISVMPRLAARALPSEVTRLRINEPTPVREISALVRETGRTNPATERLLEMLLELNTHPARRGRPATR
- a CDS encoding SGNH/GDSL hydrolase family protein; this encodes MSLPYVALGDSYAAGVGGGARRSECWRAVEGYPVSVAHSLGLDLAYQGCLGATIGNVERDQVEALGVETTHVSLTIGGNDVGFTPVLIEAAKPSWMSDSDPLIDDAFAILRTELQERLAGLLATISARAPDAQVVVTAYPVLFNGEDCNALTFFSPHEMGRIKEGVNELAAVIGAVTRDAGAAFVDPRAAFADHAICDGEEWLNGASWPPEESFHPNPAGHAAYARLVTTGFGEVGDELKPERDVRIVEGRARRGDAPTFRLPDLLSRQSLDGARRHGLDPDHIADLARQAEHPAIGPDTTAAREALQDLDRDVRTRLEE
- the trxA gene encoding thioredoxin gives rise to the protein MATVELTADTFEKTVTSNGIVLVDFWAEWCGPCKRFGPIFEESSQKHPDVVFGKIDTEAEQQLAAAAQITSIPTLMAFRDSILVFSQPGALPGPALEGIIEKIKELDMDDVRAKVAESQQAEATAPEA
- a CDS encoding aspartate aminotransferase family protein; its protein translation is MLPRVTTTNSTNSTTDDDRAHVFHSWSAQAQISPTEVTDALGSHFWMADGTKYLDFSSQLVNVNIGYQHPKLVAAIQEQAGKLLTVSPAFANDVRSEAARLIAELAPGDLDSVFFTNGGAEATENAMRMARLHTGRHKVLTTYRSYHGATAGAIAATGEPRRWASEPSVPGIVHFWGPYLYRSAFHATTEAEECERALQHLRDTIMVEGASTIAAIMLEPVVGTNGVLVPPDRYLAGVREICDEHSIIFIADEVMAGFGRCGEWFAVDRWGVTPDLICFAKGVNSGYVPLGGVVISAAIAATFADRAYPGGLTYSGHPLACASAVASIGIFKEEGILEHVRGVEETVLRPGLEAIAERHPSVGEVRGVGFMYAVELVRSRETREPLVPFNASGAAAAPMGAFAAECKKQGLWPFVHFNRTHVVPPCTTTAAEMREGLEKLDAALTVADSYCA